Proteins encoded in a region of the Labrus bergylta chromosome 9, fLabBer1.1, whole genome shotgun sequence genome:
- the prss23 gene encoding serine protease 23, producing MTPHESSLLTYLLMLLQLLLPLTVSSLHPPPVHVPTLVPHTPMPLLRSRFSAHTQLDFGTHCNSSCLRRGEQEAQREQLEEKLAFETLYADGSRTLTTVDVEGEEEFEAHTDQPSRRRLKPRRRRVRRQIYGADGRFNIQGDNFLLDYPFSTAVRISTGCTGVLVSQQHVLTAAHCVHDGKDYVKGARKLRVGFLIPPSINGTGDSLTSSKKPLIRWVRVRRTRVPKGWIQGPQEVSMDFDYALLELRWPHRRPFMRLSVAPSSDDLAGKRIHFSGFDSDRSGELVYRFCPVEEESSDLIYQHCDARPGASGSGVYGRVWDNSLERWERKVIGIFSGHQWLEIDGENRNYNVAVRITPLKFAQICYWVHGNRLDCVHD from the coding sequence ATGACACCACATGAGAGCTCTCTCCTCACTTACCTGCTCATGCTCCTCCAGCTCCTACTTCCTCTCACCGTGTCCTCCCTACACCCTCCTCCTGTCCACGTTCCCACGCTGGTCCCTCACACGCCCATGCCTCTTCTACGCTCTCGCTTCAGCGCTCACACTCAGCTAGACTTCGGCACCCACTGCAACTCCAGCTGCCTCCGCCGAGGAGAGCAGGAGGCACAGAGGGAGCAGCTTGAGGAGAAGCTGGCCTTTGAGACGCTGTATGCCGACGGTTCCCGCACTCTCACCACCGTGGATgtggagggtgaggaggagttTGAAGCCCACACTGATCAACCATCACGGAGGAGGTTGAAGCCAAGGCGCAGGCGCGTGCGGCGGCAAATCTACGGAGCAGACGGACGTTTTAACATTCAAGGTGACAACTTCCTGTTGGATTACCCGTTCTCCACTGCGGTGCGGATCTCCACCGGCTGCACCGGCGTTCTTGTGTCCCAGCAGCACGTCCTCACGGCTGCCCACTGTGTGCACGATGGGAAAGATTACGTAAAGGGAGCTCGAAAGCTCAGGGTGGGCTTCTTGATTCCTCCGTCAATCAACGGCACTGGAGACAGCCTCACTTCCTCCAAGAAGCCTCTGATCCGCTGGGTGAGGGTAAGACGTACCCGGGTGCCGAAGGGCTGGATCCAGGGCCCTCAGGAGGTCAGCATGGACTTTGACTACGCCCTGCTGGAGCTTCGGTGGCCCCACCGGCGCCCTTTCATGCGCCTCTCTGTGGCCCCCTCCTCTGATGACCTGGCAGGGAAGAGAATCCATTTCTCCGGATTTGACAGCGACAGATCTGGGGAGCTAGTCTACAGATTCTGtccagtagaagaagagtctaGTGACCTGATTTATCAGCATTGTGATGCCAGACCTGGAGCCAGCGGGTCAGGGGTGTACGGGAGAGTGTGGGACAACAGCTTAGAGCGCTGGGAGAGGAAGGTCATTGGTATTTTCTCTGGACATCAGTGGTTAGAGATAGACGGGGAGAACCGGAATTACAATGTGGCCGTGCGGATTACTCCTCTCAAGTTTGCTCAGATCTGTTACTGGGTGCATGGAAACCGACTAGACTGTGTCCACGACTGA
- the cfl1 gene encoding cofilin-1 gives MASGVKVTDEVIAVFNNMKVRKAQANEDEKRKRKKAILFCMSKDLKNIVLDDGKEILLGDLGTTVQDPYQHFVKMLPPDDCRYALYDATYETKETKKEDLVFIFWAPDSAPLKSKMIYASSKDAIKKKFEGIKHEWQVNGLEDLKDRHTLAEKLGGSSVISLEGSPI, from the exons aTG GCCTCCGGTGTGAAAGTCACAGATGAAGTTATCGCAGTCTTCAACAACATGAAGGTGCGTAAGGCTCAGGCGAATGAGgatgagaagaggaagaggaagaaggctATTCTGTTCTGCATGAGCAAGGACCTGAAAAACATTGTTCTGGATGATGGCAAGGAGATCCTGCTGGGTGACTTGGGAACCACCGTCCAGGATCCATACCAGCACTTTGTGAAGATGCTGCCCCCAGATGACTGCCGCTACGCCCTGTACGACGCCACTTATGAgaccaaagaaacaaagaaggaGGACTTGGTCTTTATCTTTTG GGCTCCAGACAGTGCTCCCCTGAAGAGCAAGATGATCTATGCCAGCTCAAAAGATGCTATCAAGAAGAAATTTGAAG GTATTAAGCACGAGTGGCAGGTGAACGGTTTGGAGGACCTCAAAGACCGGCACACCTTGGCAGAGAAACTGGGCGGCTCGTCGGTAATCAGCCTGGAAGGATCCCCTATATAA